The Dunckerocampus dactyliophorus isolate RoL2022-P2 chromosome 1, RoL_Ddac_1.1, whole genome shotgun sequence genome has a segment encoding these proteins:
- the wnt1 gene encoding protein Wnt-1: MRSLALLLGVKAACILLVSSLSGTGAVNNSGRWWGIVNVASSSNLLTNSKNVQLVLDPSLALLSRRQRRLIRQNPGILHAITAGLHTAIKECKWQFRNRRWNCPTTHSPAIFGKIVNRGCRETAFVFAITSAGVTHAVARSCSEGAIESCTCDYRRRGSGGPDWHWGGCSDNVDFGRMFSREFVDSSERGRDLRYLTNVHNNEAGRMTVSSEMRQECKCHGMSGSCTVRTCWMRLPSFRTVGDFLKDRFDGASRVVYANKGSNRASHRADPRHLEPENPAHKPPSAMDLVYFEKSPNFCSYNGKTGTLGTLGRACNSSSPGLDGCELLCCGRGFKTRAESITERCNCTFHWCCHVSCLNCTSTRTLHQCL, encoded by the exons ATGAGGAGTTTGGCGCTTCTGCTCGGAGTGAAAGCCGCATGCATCCTACTGGTGTCGTCGCTGTCTGGCACAGGGGCGGTCAACAACAGCGGCCGGTGGTG GGGCATTGTCAACGTGGCCTCCTCATCCAACCTTCTCACCAATTCCAAGAATGTGCAGTTGGTCCTGGATCCGAGCCTGGCCCTGCTGAGTCGCCGCCAGCGTCGGCTGATTCGGCAGAATCCTGGCATCTTGCACGCCATCACTGCTGGACTGCACACAGCCATAAAGGAGTGCAAGTGGCAGTTCCGCAACCGCCGCTGGAACTGCCCAACCACCCACAGCCCAGCAATATTTGGCAAAATTGTCAACCGTG GTTGCAGAGAGACAGCCTTTGTATTTGCCATCACCAGTGCAGGCGTGACCCATGCTGTGGCTCGCTCCTGTTCAGAAGGTGCCATTGAATCATGCACGTGCGATTACCGCCGCAGAGGTTCAGGGGGACCGGACTGGCACTGGGGAGGCTGCAGTGATAATGTGGACTTTGGCAGGATGTTCAGCCGTGAGTTTGTGGACTCCAGCGAGAGAGGACGAGATCTGCGCTACCTCACTAATGTGCACAACAACGAGGCGGGCAGAATG ACGGTGTCCTCAGAGATGCGGCAGGAGTGCAAGTGTCACGGCATGTCAGGCTCCTGCACCGTACGCACTTGCTGGATGCGCCTACCAAGCTTCCGCACCGTTGGAGACTTCCTCAAGGACCGCTTCGACGGTGCATCCCGAGTCGTTTACGCCAACAAGGGCAGCAACCGTGCCTCACACAGAGCAGATCCTCGCCACCTGGAACCTGAAAACCCGGCTCATAAACCCCCTTCCGCCATGGACCTGGTCTACTTTGAAAAATCACCAAACTTCTGCTCCTATAATGGCAAAACTGGCACTTTGGGTACTTTGGGTAGAGCATGCAACAGCTCTTCGCCAGGCCTGGATGGATGTGAACTACTCTGCTGCGGACGCGGGTTTAAGACCAGGGCCGAGAGCATCACGGAGCGGTGCAACTGCACATTCCACTGGTGCTGTCACGTTAGCTGCCTGAACTGCACCAGTACACGAACGTTACATCAGTGTCTATGA
- the wnt10b gene encoding protein Wnt-10b: MELSNKLRLERCPILATALLLLPALTVLCNDILSLKVAGDPVLTPNSVCLRLAGLSNRQMRMCVRRPDVTASALQGIQVAIHECQHQLRDQRWNCSTLEALGRLLHHSDILNRGFRESAFSMALLSAGVAHSVSSACSMGKLRGCGCEGKRRQDDDKLRLKLTQMQLQTLQKGVLGMNMAHSLPSGPQSNLPADLHSSHRSALLKPFQDELTSMQETWEWGGCNHDFRFGDRFSREWLDSRGASRDIHARMRIHNNRVGRQIVADNVKRRCKCHGTSGSCQLKTCWHVSPEFRLVGSILKEKFLSAMLVNSQNKNNGVFNTRIGNGDRRRTDELNGGRRRRVSRELVYFEKSPDFCERDASIDSAGTQGRICNKTSHGTDSCSSLCCGRGHNIMKKTHSQRCNCRFHWCCYVLCEDCRISEWVSVCK; encoded by the exons ATGGAATTATCAAACAAACTGCGATTGGAAAGGTGCCCGATTTTGGCGAcagcattgttattattacccGCGTTAAC GGTGCTGTGTAACGACATCCTCAGCCTGAAGGTGGCAGGAGATCCAGTTTTAACCCCCAACTCAGTGTGCCTGCGGCTGGCAGGCCTCAGTAATCGTCAGATGAGGATGTGTGTACGCAGACCTGATGTGACGGCCTCAGCCCTGCAGGGAATCCAGGTGGCCATCCACGAGTGCCAGCATCAGCTCCGGGACCAGCGCTGGAACTGCTCGACTTTGGAGGCCCTCGGCAGGCTGCTGCATCACAGCGACATCCTCAACCGGG GTTTCCGTGAGAGTGCCTTCTCGATGGCCTTATTATCAGCGGGTGTGGCTCACTCAGTGAGCTCGGCCTGCAGCATGGGCAAGCTGCGGGGATGTGGCTGTGAGGGCAAGCGTCGCCAGGATGATGACAAGCTTCGGCTAAAGCTCACACAGATGCAGCTGCAGACGCTGCAGAAAGGTGTACTGGggatgaacatggcccactcgCTACCCTCAGGTCCCCAGAGCAATCTGCCCGCTGACCTTCACTCCAGCCACCGCTCTGCACTGCTCAAGCCTTTTCAGGATGAGCTGACCTCCATGCAGGAGACGTGGGAGTGGGGGGGCTGCAATCATGACTTCCGTTTTGGGGACCGTTTCTCCAGGGAGTGGCTGGACTCGCGGGGAGCTTCCAGGGACATCCACGCTCGTATGAGGATACATAACAACCGAGTGGGACGACAG ATAGTGGCTGACAACGTGAAAAGGAGATGCAAGTGTCATGGCACTTCAGGGAGCTGCCAGTTAAAGACCTGTTGGCACGTTTCACCAGAGTTTCGGCTCGTAGGTTCGATCCTCAAAGAAAAATTCCTGTCAGCCATGTTGGTCAACTCACAGAACAAGAACAACGGGGTCTTCAATACTCGAATAGGGAACGGTGACCGCAGGAGAACGGATGAACTGAACGGAGGTCGTCGTCGAAGAGTATCCAGAGAGTTGGTCTACTTTGAGAAGTCCCCTGACTTTTGTGAGCGTGATGCATCCATAGACTCTGCAGGTACACAGGGACGGATCTGCAACAAAACAAGCCACGGCACGGACAGCTGCAGCTCACTTTGCTGCGGCCGAGGACATAACATAATGAAAAAAACTCACAGCCAACGCTGCAACTGTAGGTTTCACTGGTGCTGCTACGTGCTATGTGAGGATTGCCGCATCTCGGAATGGGTCAGCGTGTGCAAATAG